Proteins co-encoded in one Streptomyces sp. JH34 genomic window:
- a CDS encoding DUF1304 domain-containing protein yields the protein MQTAAHALVALVALIHAYFLVLEMFLWDTPRGRKAFGTTEEFAARSATLAANQGLYNGFMAAGLVWGLIAADPVGYQAQIFFLSCLVVAGVYGAATVSRRILYAQAAPAALALALVLSAG from the coding sequence ATGCAGACCGCCGCCCATGCGCTGGTCGCGCTCGTCGCGCTGATCCACGCCTACTTCCTGGTCCTGGAGATGTTCCTGTGGGACACCCCGCGCGGCCGCAAGGCGTTCGGCACCACCGAGGAGTTCGCCGCCCGGAGCGCCACGCTCGCCGCCAACCAGGGGCTCTACAACGGCTTCATGGCGGCGGGACTGGTCTGGGGCCTGATCGCCGCCGACCCCGTCGGGTACCAGGCCCAGATCTTCTTCCTGAGCTGCCTGGTCGTCGCGGGCGTGTACGGGGCGGCCACCGTCAGCCGCAGGATCCTCTACGCCCAGGCGGCGCCCGCGGCCCTCGCTCTCGCCCTCGTGCTGTCGGCGGGCTGA
- the aroH gene encoding chorismate mutase yields MAVRAVRGAVQLDRDEAGHMDERVSELLTAVLERNQLVADDLISVWFTATPDLHSDFPAAAARGLGIVDVPLICAQELDITGAMPRVVRIMAHVETYLSKAEISHVYLGATGALRKDIAQ; encoded by the coding sequence GTGGCGGTACGAGCAGTCCGTGGAGCCGTCCAGCTCGATCGGGACGAAGCCGGGCACATGGACGAGCGGGTGAGCGAACTCCTCACCGCGGTCCTGGAGCGCAACCAGCTCGTCGCCGACGACCTGATCAGCGTCTGGTTCACCGCCACCCCCGACCTGCACAGCGATTTCCCGGCCGCCGCCGCCCGGGGCCTCGGCATCGTCGACGTACCGCTGATCTGCGCCCAGGAGCTCGACATCACGGGCGCCATGCCCCGTGTGGTCCGCATAATGGCCCACGTCGAGACGTACCTCTCCAAAGCGGAGATCAGCCACGTCTACCTCGGCGCCACCGGCGCCCTCCGCAAGGACATCGCCCAGTGA
- a CDS encoding TetR/AcrR family transcriptional regulator, which yields MTPAVTDGSRDPRTARTRARLRAALLAACEEQPPDHVAVAEVVRRAGVGRATFYLHYDDLHALALDACAEVVREAVEALHAWDRTPPGPDAPPEELVALLREVRAGAAVYRSLLGPGGGPLGELLHRELRVRSLDELRRRRPSGSGHDLTASAVAGLFTGVLTDWVHDRTDASPERLAGQVWRMLLAVHAASASHGQSTVTGGASAPLG from the coding sequence GTGACGCCCGCGGTGACGGACGGCAGCCGCGACCCGAGGACCGCGCGCACCCGCGCCCGGCTGAGGGCCGCGCTGCTGGCGGCGTGCGAGGAACAGCCTCCGGACCACGTCGCCGTCGCCGAGGTGGTGCGCCGCGCGGGCGTGGGACGGGCCACCTTCTACCTGCACTACGACGATCTGCACGCCCTCGCCCTGGACGCCTGCGCGGAGGTCGTACGGGAGGCGGTCGAGGCCCTGCACGCCTGGGACCGCACGCCGCCCGGCCCCGACGCCCCGCCGGAGGAACTCGTCGCCCTGCTCCGGGAGGTCCGTGCCGGTGCCGCCGTGTACCGGAGCCTGCTGGGACCCGGCGGCGGCCCCCTCGGCGAGCTGCTGCACCGGGAACTCCGCGTCCGGAGCCTCGACGAGCTCCGCCGCCGCCGGCCTTCCGGAAGCGGGCACGACCTGACCGCGAGCGCCGTGGCCGGACTCTTCACCGGTGTGCTCACCGACTGGGTCCACGACCGGACCGACGCCTCGCCGGAGCGGCTCGCCGGACAGGTCTGGCGGATGCTCCTCGCCGTGCACGCCGCCTCCGCGTCTCACGGACAGAGCACGGTCACCGGCGGTGCCTCCGCCCCTCTAGGCTGA
- the cmk gene encoding (d)CMP kinase, whose amino-acid sequence MSTTVETASAAARTAPAAVIVAIDGPSGTGKSSTSKAVAAQLGLSYLDTGAQYRAITWWMLNNGIDVSDAAEIATAAAKPVIVSGTDPSAPTITVDGEDASGPIRTQEVTSKVSAVSAVPEVRALITELQRTIATEAEHGIVVEGRDIGTTVLPDADIKIFLTASPEARAARRSGEVKGSDLAATREALIKRDAADSGRKTSPLAKAGDAVEVDTTDLTLTQVIECVVTLVGEKQAAK is encoded by the coding sequence GTGTCCACCACCGTGGAAACCGCAAGCGCCGCCGCCCGGACCGCCCCGGCCGCAGTGATCGTCGCCATAGACGGCCCCTCCGGCACCGGCAAGTCGAGCACCTCCAAGGCCGTCGCCGCGCAGCTCGGCCTGAGCTACCTGGACACCGGCGCGCAGTACCGGGCCATCACGTGGTGGATGCTGAACAACGGCATCGACGTGTCGGACGCGGCGGAGATCGCCACGGCCGCCGCCAAGCCGGTCATCGTCTCCGGCACGGACCCGTCCGCCCCGACGATCACCGTCGACGGCGAGGACGCCTCCGGTCCGATCCGCACCCAGGAGGTCACCTCCAAGGTCAGCGCCGTCAGCGCCGTTCCCGAGGTGCGCGCCCTGATCACCGAGCTGCAGCGGACCATCGCCACGGAGGCCGAGCACGGCATCGTCGTGGAGGGCCGCGACATCGGCACGACCGTGCTGCCCGACGCCGACATCAAGATCTTCCTGACCGCCTCCCCGGAGGCGCGCGCCGCCCGCCGCAGCGGCGAGGTCAAGGGATCCGACCTCGCCGCGACCCGGGAGGCGCTGATCAAGCGCGACGCCGCCGACTCCGGCCGCAAGACCTCGCCGCTGGCCAAGGCCGGGGACGCCGTCGAGGTGGACACCACCGACCTGACCCTCACGCAGGTCATCGAGTGCGTCGTCACCCTCGTCGGGGAGAAGCAGGCCGCGAAGTGA
- a CDS encoding lysophospholipid acyltransferase family protein yields the protein MTEATAAPTLRGAAVGRGIGIGLMYGLFKPRVLGAWRVPTAGPVILAVNHAHNLDGPMLMGTAPRPVHFLIKKEAFVGPLDPFLRGIGQLKVDRTTVDRNAITQALGVLDDGGVLGIFPEGTRGEGDFASLRAGLAYFAVRGGAPIVPVAVLGSTERRGRLISALPPLRSRVDVVFGDAFQAGDGSGRRTRKALDEATLRIQSELTAHLRNARRLTGRL from the coding sequence GTGACCGAAGCCACTGCCGCGCCGACGCTGCGCGGAGCGGCCGTCGGGCGCGGGATCGGCATCGGGCTCATGTACGGGCTGTTCAAGCCCCGTGTGCTCGGCGCGTGGCGCGTCCCCACCGCGGGACCCGTCATACTCGCGGTGAACCACGCGCACAACCTCGACGGACCGATGCTGATGGGCACCGCGCCCCGGCCCGTCCACTTCCTGATCAAGAAAGAGGCGTTCGTCGGCCCCCTCGACCCGTTCCTGCGCGGAATCGGGCAGCTGAAGGTGGACCGTACGACCGTCGACCGCAACGCCATCACGCAGGCACTCGGCGTGCTGGACGACGGCGGGGTCCTCGGGATCTTCCCCGAGGGCACCAGGGGCGAGGGCGACTTCGCCTCCCTGCGCGCGGGGCTGGCGTACTTCGCGGTGCGCGGAGGGGCGCCGATCGTCCCCGTCGCGGTCCTGGGAAGCACGGAACGCCGCGGACGGTTGATATCGGCACTGCCTCCGCTGCGCAGCCGGGTCGACGTCGTCTTCGGCGACGCCTTCCAGGCCGGTGACGGCAGCGGGCGGCGGACCAGGAAGGCGCTGGACGAGGCGACGCTGCGCATCCAGAGTGAGCTGACCGCTCACCTGAGGAACGCCAGGCGTCTCACCGGACGCCTGTGA
- a CDS encoding prephenate dehydrogenase: protein MRTALVIGTGLVGTSAALALAGRGVHVHLVDRDPASAHTAAALGAGTGEAPEGPVDLAVVAVPPAHTAAVLATAMRDGAARAYLDVASVKGGPRRELEALGVDLTPYIGTHPMAGKERSGPLAATADLFEGRPWVLTPTRETDTEVLNLALELVALCRAVPVVMDADAHDRAVALVSHTPQLISSMVAARLEEADETAVRLCGQGIRDVTRIAASDPRMWVEILSANPGPVADVLAGVATDLDETVRALRGLQSADEDKRRTGTEGIEDVLRRGNAGRVRVPGKHGAAPASYEVVAVLISDRPGELAAIFADAGRAGVNIEDVRIEHATGQQAGLVQLMVEPSAAPALSAALAERGWSIRA, encoded by the coding sequence GTGAGAACAGCCCTCGTCATCGGCACCGGCCTGGTCGGCACCTCCGCCGCCCTCGCCCTCGCGGGGCGCGGTGTCCACGTGCACCTGGTCGACCGTGACCCTGCGTCCGCGCACACCGCCGCCGCGCTGGGCGCCGGCACCGGCGAGGCGCCCGAAGGTCCTGTCGACCTGGCCGTCGTCGCCGTACCGCCCGCCCACACCGCGGCCGTGCTCGCCACGGCCATGCGCGACGGCGCCGCCCGGGCCTACCTCGACGTCGCGAGCGTCAAGGGCGGCCCGCGCCGTGAGCTGGAGGCGCTCGGCGTCGACCTCACGCCGTACATCGGCACGCACCCCATGGCGGGCAAGGAGCGCTCGGGTCCGCTCGCCGCCACCGCCGACCTCTTCGAGGGCCGCCCCTGGGTCCTCACACCGACGCGGGAGACCGACACCGAGGTCCTGAACCTCGCCCTGGAACTGGTCGCGCTCTGCCGGGCCGTCCCGGTCGTCATGGACGCCGACGCCCACGACCGTGCCGTCGCCCTCGTCTCCCACACCCCGCAGCTGATCTCCTCGATGGTCGCCGCCCGGCTGGAGGAGGCCGACGAGACCGCCGTACGCCTGTGCGGCCAGGGGATCAGGGACGTCACCCGCATCGCGGCCTCCGACCCCCGGATGTGGGTGGAGATCCTCTCCGCCAACCCCGGCCCGGTCGCCGACGTGCTCGCGGGCGTCGCCACCGACCTGGACGAGACGGTCCGGGCCCTGCGCGGCCTGCAGTCAGCCGACGAGGACAAGCGCCGCACGGGCACCGAGGGCATCGAGGACGTCCTGCGCCGCGGCAACGCGGGCCGGGTCAGGGTCCCCGGCAAGCACGGCGCCGCCCCGGCGTCGTACGAGGTCGTCGCCGTGCTCATCAGCGACCGGCCCGGCGAGCTCGCGGCGATCTTCGCCGACGCGGGGCGGGCGGGGGTCAACATCGAGGACGTGCGCATCGAGCACGCCACCGGTCAGCAGGCAGGACTCGTCCAGCTGATGGTCGAGCCGAGCGCCGCGCCCGCCCTGAGCGCGGCCCTCGCCGAGCGCGGCTGGTCGATCCGCGCCTGA